ATAAATCGGCTGAGATGATGGAGAGACTTTTAGTGGCCGGTGATATAATGACTACCAAAGTAATTACCATCACGGCTGATTCCTCTCTTTTTAAGGCCGTGGCCCTGATGAGGAAGTATAATATCAGGGTCATTCCGGTCGTAGAGGGGGAAAAACTGGTCGGTATCATTTCCCGGACAGATCTTATGAAGGCCTTTCTGTAATTGAGCTTCGAGTTTCAGGTTTAAGGGATCAGGAAATAAATAACTAACTATGAAGGAGGAAGGATAATGGAGCACGAAATAGCTGCCGCCGCCCAGCCCGTTACCAGCACTGTTTTTTGGACGGCCACCATCATATTCCTTTTGGCGTATGCGATTATAGTCTCTGAAAAGATTCACAAAACAATTGTGGCCATTGTCGGCGCTTCACTTATGTTAGTGCTCAAGATATTGATGCAGCACGAGGCCTTTCATATAGAGGAACTCGGTGTGGACTGGAATGTTATTTTCCTTCTTATCGGAATGATGACCATTATTAACCTTATGCGCCCGACAGGGGTTTTTGAATACATAGCCATCAAGAGCGCCAAGATCGCTAAAGGAGACCCCCTTAAACTTATGGCCATCCTGGCCGTAGTAACCGCTGGATTAAGCGCCTTTCTGGATAATGTTACCACGGTGTTGCTTATTGCCCCGGTCACCATCCTTATTGCAGATATCCTGGGGGTTGATGTCATCCCATTCCTGATCACAGAGGTCCTGGCCTCAAACATAGGCGGCACGGCGACACTTATTGGTGATCCACCCAATATCATGATTGCCTCCAAGGCCAAGCTCGACTTCATGGCCTTCATCTATCATCTGACCCCGGCCGTTGTAATCATGATGGTGGTCTGTGTACTTCTCATAAAGATAGTATTTGGCAAAAAACTCAAGGTCAAACCTGAGTTAAAGCAGCAGGTTATGGAGATGAACGAGAATGAGGCCATAAAGGATCCGGTGATGTTGAAGAAGTCCCTCTTTGTCCTTTCGGTGGTTATATCTGGTTTTGTTTGTCACGGGATGCTTCACTATGAGCCGGCTACCATAGCCCTCTTTGGGGCAGGGCTGCTCCTTCTGCTTTCAGGCACCCACGACCCCCACCATTACCTGGCTGAGATTGAATGGCCGACTATATTCTTCTTCATTGGGCTTTTTATTATAGTGGGCGGGGTAGTGAAGGTCGGCTTAATAGAATGGATGTCTCTTAAGGTCCTGGCCCTGACCCA
This region of bacterium genomic DNA includes:
- a CDS encoding ArsB/NhaD family transporter, whose product is MEHEIAAAAQPVTSTVFWTATIIFLLAYAIIVSEKIHKTIVAIVGASLMLVLKILMQHEAFHIEELGVDWNVIFLLIGMMTIINLMRPTGVFEYIAIKSAKIAKGDPLKLMAILAVVTAGLSAFLDNVTTVLLIAPVTILIADILGVDVIPFLITEVLASNIGGTATLIGDPPNIMIASKAKLDFMAFIYHLTPAVVIMMVVCVLLIKIVFGKKLKVKPELKQQVMEMNENEAIKDPVMLKKSLFVLSVVISGFVCHGMLHYEPATIALFGAGLLLLLSGTHDPHHYLAEIEWPTIFFFIGLFIIVGGVVKVGLIEWMSLKVLALTQGNMFATSMVVMWFSAFASAFVDNIPYVATMNPLIINLAQGMVAQGIWPPHLKGVELLHYSELMPLWWSLALGACLGGNGTAIGASANVIVVGIAERAGRRISFLKFMAYGMPVMILTVFISTIYVWLRYYIF